One segment of Curtobacterium poinsettiae DNA contains the following:
- the rpsG gene encoding 30S ribosomal protein S7, producing the protein MPRKGPAPKRPVVADPVYGAPIVSQLVNKILLDGKKGLAERIVYGALEGVSAKNQQDAVVTLKKALDNVRPTLEVRSRRVGGSTYQVPVEVKPHRANTLALRWLTSYAKARREKTMTERLMNEILDASNGLGAAVKRREDTHKMAESNKAFAHYRW; encoded by the coding sequence ATGCCTCGTAAGGGTCCCGCCCCCAAGCGTCCCGTCGTCGCCGACCCGGTCTACGGTGCGCCGATCGTCAGTCAGCTCGTCAACAAGATCCTGCTCGACGGCAAGAAGGGCCTCGCCGAGCGCATCGTCTACGGTGCACTCGAGGGCGTTTCCGCCAAGAACCAGCAGGACGCCGTCGTGACGCTGAAGAAGGCGCTCGACAACGTCCGTCCGACCCTCGAGGTCCGCAGCCGCCGCGTCGGTGGCTCGACCTACCAGGTCCCGGTCGAGGTCAAGCCGCACCGCGCGAACACCCTCGCGCTCCGTTGGCTCACCTCGTACGCCAAGGCCCGTCGCGAGAAGACGATGACCGAGCGTCTCATGAACGAGATCCTCGACGCGTCGAACGGTCTCGGTGCCGCGGTCAAGCGCCGCGAGGACACGCACAAGATGGCCGAGTCGAACAAGGCCTTCGCCCACTACCGCTGGTAG
- the rplW gene encoding 50S ribosomal protein L23, producing MSGFNKDPRDVIISPVVSEKSYALIDQGKYTFIVDPRSNKTEIKLAIEKIFDVKVASINTLNRPGKTRRTKFGLGKRKDTKRAIVTLKSGSIDIFTAVG from the coding sequence ATGAGCGGCTTCAACAAGGACCCGCGCGACGTCATCATCTCGCCGGTCGTCTCGGAGAAGAGCTACGCGCTCATCGACCAGGGCAAGTACACGTTCATCGTGGACCCCCGCTCGAACAAGACCGAGATCAAGCTCGCCATCGAGAAGATCTTCGACGTCAAGGTCGCGAGCATCAACACGCTGAACCGCCCGGGCAAGACCCGTCGCACCAAGTTCGGTCTCGGCAAGCGCAAGGACACCAAGCGCGCCATCGTGACGCTCAAGTCCGGTTCGATCGACATCTTCACGGCTGTCGGCTGA
- a CDS encoding type 4a pilus biogenesis protein PilO → MNRNRLSFVVALVAIGAVLAGAWFLGVQPQLAQAADNSSQQTDIDATNARNQAELARLQKASDALAETKTKLDALRASVPSTPSTEALLRELNGAATTAGVTVTSITVGDAKAYEPVAGQPSDEPAASASATPSAEPTPTAPTALTDAAINGSNFVVIPVTVAVQGSYDQALAFTKAVQSGQRLFLVTGIASTSSDSGASPMDAQAWSLSGSVYVLAESDTAAKG, encoded by the coding sequence GTGAACCGCAATCGCCTCTCGTTCGTCGTCGCGCTCGTCGCGATCGGAGCCGTGCTCGCCGGGGCGTGGTTCCTCGGGGTGCAGCCGCAGCTCGCCCAGGCGGCGGACAACTCCTCGCAGCAGACGGACATCGACGCCACGAACGCCCGGAACCAGGCCGAGCTCGCTCGGCTCCAGAAGGCGAGCGACGCACTCGCCGAGACGAAGACGAAGCTGGACGCACTCCGCGCCTCGGTGCCGTCGACGCCGTCGACGGAGGCCCTCCTCCGAGAACTGAACGGTGCAGCGACCACCGCTGGTGTCACGGTGACCTCGATCACCGTCGGAGACGCAAAGGCCTACGAGCCGGTAGCCGGCCAGCCTTCCGACGAGCCTGCGGCTTCGGCGAGTGCCACGCCGAGCGCCGAGCCGACCCCGACGGCGCCGACCGCGCTGACCGACGCTGCGATCAACGGATCGAACTTCGTCGTCATCCCGGTTACCGTGGCGGTGCAAGGCTCGTACGACCAGGCGCTCGCCTTCACGAAGGCGGTGCAGTCCGGACAGCGGTTGTTCCTGGTGACCGGCATCGCCTCGACGAGCTCCGACTCGGGAGCGAGCCCGATGGACGCGCAGGCGTGGTCGCTCTCCGGCTCGGTCTACGTCCTCGCCGAGTCGGACACCGCTGCGAAGGGCTGA
- the rpsL gene encoding 30S ribosomal protein S12, whose translation MPTIQQLVRKGRTPKVTKTKAPALKANPQQRGVCTRVYTTTPKKPNSALRKVARVKLSNGTEVTAYIPGEGHNLQEHSMVLVRGGRVKDLPGVRYKIIRGALDTQAVKNRKQARSRYGAKKG comes from the coding sequence TTGCCTACTATTCAGCAGCTGGTTCGCAAGGGTCGTACGCCGAAGGTCACCAAGACCAAGGCGCCCGCCCTGAAGGCGAACCCCCAGCAGCGTGGTGTGTGCACCCGCGTCTACACCACCACCCCCAAGAAGCCGAACTCGGCACTGCGCAAGGTCGCTCGTGTCAAGCTCTCGAACGGCACCGAGGTCACGGCCTACATCCCCGGTGAGGGCCACAACCTCCAGGAGCACTCGATGGTGCTCGTCCGCGGCGGTCGTGTGAAGGACCTCCCGGGTGTGCGGTACAAGATCATCCGTGGCGCCCTGGACACCCAGGCAGTCAAGAACCGTAAGCAGGCTCGTAGCCGCTACGGCGCGAAGAAGGGTTGA
- a CDS encoding DUF6121 family protein: MSRWLIATMTSVLFIALVIAVTGFEALLADVEVISQPDATPYLGPAMVVGAAVVVFLATVAGARDGNPGVTALVAAATVYLVMLGVGAVGYALVRSDATELLVFPAGYALGPFVVGSVVVALLSVLGGISMARHQARTAGGSGAAATRLDGPDERSGHDRTNAGEEPAGR; encoded by the coding sequence ATGTCCCGGTGGTTGATCGCGACGATGACGTCGGTCCTCTTCATCGCGCTCGTGATCGCCGTCACGGGCTTCGAAGCCCTGCTCGCCGACGTCGAGGTCATCTCGCAGCCCGACGCCACCCCGTACCTCGGGCCCGCGATGGTGGTCGGCGCCGCGGTGGTGGTCTTCCTCGCGACCGTGGCGGGTGCGCGGGACGGCAACCCCGGCGTGACGGCCCTCGTGGCCGCTGCGACGGTCTACCTGGTCATGCTCGGCGTCGGGGCCGTGGGCTACGCGCTCGTCCGATCGGACGCGACGGAACTCCTGGTCTTCCCCGCGGGGTACGCCCTCGGGCCGTTCGTGGTCGGATCCGTCGTGGTGGCGCTCCTGTCGGTGCTCGGCGGGATCTCGATGGCCCGACACCAGGCGCGGACCGCCGGTGGCTCGGGCGCTGCCGCGACGCGTCTGGACGGGCCTGACGAGCGCTCCGGGCACGACCGGACGAACGCGGGCGAGGAACCCGCCGGACGGTAG
- the fusA gene encoding elongation factor G: MAQDVLTDLNKVRNIGIMAHIDAGKTTTTERILFYTGITHKIGEVHDGAATMDWMAQEQERGITITSAATTCFWDNNQINIIDTPGHVDFTVEVERSLRVLDGAVAVFDGKEGVEPQSETVWRQADKYDVPRICFVNKMDKLGADFYFTVDTIINRLGAEPLVLQLPIGAENDFVGIVDLIEMHAKVWPGDAKGDVTMGAQYEVQEIPADLKERAEEYRGKLIERVAETDDALLEKYFGGEELTKDEIKAAIRKLTIASEVYPVLCGSAFKNRGVQPMLDAVIDYLPSPLDVPPMIGHDVKDEEKEIIRKPDATEPFSALAFKVAVHPFFGRLTYVRVYSGSIESGAQVINSTKGKKERIGKIFQMHSNKENPVDNVTAGHIYAVIGLKDTTTGDTLCDPTNQVVLESMTFPEPVIEVAIEPNTKADQEKLSTAIQKLAEEDPTFRVELNAETGQTTIKGMGELHLDILVDRMKREFKVEASVGKPQVAYRETLTKVVERYDYTHKKQTGGSGQFAKVQIALEPMEVTSEKVYEFVNATSGGRVPREYIPSVDAGIQDAMQVGILAGYPTVGVKAILKDGAAHDVDSSEMAFKIAGSIAYKEAARKAGPAILEPIMAVEVRTPEEYMGDVIGDLNSRRGQIASMEDASGVKVVRASVPLSEMFGYVGDLRSKTSGRAVYSMTFETYSQVPAKVAEEIIAKNAGE; this comes from the coding sequence GTGGCACAGGACGTGCTCACCGACCTGAACAAGGTCCGCAACATCGGCATCATGGCGCACATCGATGCCGGCAAGACCACGACGACCGAGCGCATCCTGTTCTACACGGGCATCACGCACAAGATCGGTGAGGTCCACGACGGCGCTGCCACGATGGACTGGATGGCGCAGGAGCAGGAGCGCGGCATCACGATCACGTCGGCCGCGACGACCTGCTTCTGGGACAACAACCAGATCAACATCATCGACACCCCCGGTCACGTGGACTTCACGGTCGAGGTGGAGCGCTCGCTCCGCGTCCTCGACGGTGCCGTCGCCGTCTTCGACGGCAAGGAGGGCGTCGAGCCCCAGTCCGAGACCGTCTGGCGTCAGGCCGACAAGTACGACGTGCCGCGCATCTGCTTCGTCAACAAGATGGACAAGCTGGGCGCCGACTTCTACTTCACCGTCGACACCATCATCAACCGCCTCGGCGCGGAGCCCCTCGTGCTCCAGCTCCCGATCGGCGCCGAGAACGACTTCGTCGGGATCGTCGACCTGATCGAGATGCACGCCAAGGTGTGGCCGGGCGATGCCAAGGGTGACGTCACCATGGGCGCCCAGTACGAGGTGCAGGAGATCCCCGCGGACCTCAAGGAGCGCGCCGAGGAGTACCGCGGCAAGCTGATCGAGCGCGTCGCCGAGACCGACGACGCCCTGCTCGAGAAGTACTTCGGTGGCGAGGAGCTGACCAAGGACGAGATCAAGGCTGCGATCCGCAAGCTGACGATCGCTTCCGAGGTCTACCCCGTGCTCTGCGGCTCGGCCTTCAAGAACCGCGGTGTCCAGCCGATGCTCGACGCCGTCATCGACTACCTCCCGTCCCCGCTCGACGTGCCGCCGATGATCGGTCACGACGTCAAGGACGAGGAGAAGGAGATCATCCGCAAGCCCGACGCGACCGAGCCGTTCTCGGCCCTCGCGTTCAAGGTCGCGGTGCACCCCTTCTTCGGTCGTCTCACGTACGTCCGCGTGTACTCCGGCTCGATCGAGTCCGGTGCCCAGGTCATCAACTCGACCAAGGGCAAGAAGGAGCGCATCGGCAAGATCTTCCAGATGCACTCCAACAAGGAGAACCCGGTCGACAACGTGACCGCTGGCCACATCTACGCGGTCATCGGCCTCAAGGACACCACCACCGGTGACACCCTGTGCGACCCGACCAACCAGGTCGTCCTCGAATCGATGACGTTCCCGGAGCCGGTCATCGAGGTCGCCATCGAGCCGAACACGAAGGCCGACCAGGAGAAGCTCTCCACGGCCATCCAGAAGCTCGCCGAAGAGGACCCGACGTTCCGCGTCGAGCTCAACGCCGAAACCGGTCAGACGACGATCAAGGGCATGGGCGAGCTCCACCTCGACATCCTCGTCGACCGCATGAAGCGTGAGTTCAAGGTCGAGGCGAGCGTCGGCAAGCCGCAGGTGGCCTACCGCGAGACGCTCACCAAGGTCGTCGAGCGCTACGACTACACCCACAAGAAGCAGACCGGTGGTTCCGGCCAGTTCGCGAAGGTGCAGATCGCGCTCGAGCCGATGGAGGTCACGAGCGAGAAGGTCTACGAGTTCGTCAACGCGACCTCCGGTGGCCGTGTCCCGCGCGAGTACATCCCGTCGGTCGACGCCGGTATCCAGGACGCCATGCAGGTCGGCATCCTCGCCGGCTACCCGACGGTCGGCGTGAAGGCCATCCTCAAGGACGGTGCGGCGCACGACGTCGACTCGTCCGAGATGGCGTTCAAGATCGCCGGTTCGATCGCCTACAAGGAAGCGGCCCGCAAGGCCGGTCCGGCGATCCTCGAGCCGATCATGGCCGTCGAGGTCCGTACTCCGGAGGAGTACATGGGCGACGTCATCGGTGACCTGAACTCCCGTCGTGGCCAGATCGCCTCGATGGAGGACGCCTCGGGCGTCAAGGTGGTCCGCGCCAGCGTGCCGCTGTCCGAGATGTTCGGCTACGTCGGCGACCTGCGGTCGAAGACCTCTGGTCGTGCGGTCTACTCGATGACCTTCGAGACCTACAGCCAGGTCCCGGCCAAGGTCGCCGAGGAGATCATCGCGAAGAACGCGGGGGAGTAG
- the rplD gene encoding 50S ribosomal protein L4, which translates to MATTTATTIDVLDASGAKSGTVELPAALFDVETNVPLIHQVVTAQLAAARQGTHKTKNRGEVRGAGRKPFKQKGTGRARQGSVRAPEHTGGGVVHGPTPRDYSQRTPKKMIAAALLGSLSDRARGGRISAVEGFVAAELPSTKTARTLLEKVAPVKNVLVVLETDDELTLKSIRNLSNVHALSYGQLNAYDVLRSDAVVFSKSALDAFIASKTAKEITA; encoded by the coding sequence ATGGCCACCACGACCGCAACCACGATCGACGTCCTCGACGCATCGGGTGCCAAGTCCGGCACCGTCGAGCTCCCCGCAGCTCTCTTCGACGTCGAGACCAACGTCCCGCTGATCCACCAGGTCGTCACCGCGCAGCTCGCAGCGGCGCGTCAGGGCACCCACAAGACCAAGAACCGCGGCGAAGTCCGCGGTGCCGGTCGCAAGCCGTTCAAGCAGAAGGGCACCGGCCGCGCCCGTCAGGGTTCCGTCCGTGCTCCGGAGCACACCGGCGGTGGCGTCGTCCACGGACCGACCCCGCGCGACTACTCGCAGCGCACCCCGAAGAAGATGATCGCCGCTGCTCTGCTCGGCTCGCTCTCGGACCGCGCCCGCGGTGGCCGCATCTCCGCTGTGGAGGGCTTCGTCGCGGCTGAACTGCCGTCGACCAAGACCGCCCGCACGCTCCTCGAGAAGGTCGCGCCCGTCAAGAACGTGCTCGTCGTGCTCGAGACGGACGACGAGCTGACGCTCAAGTCGATCCGCAACCTGTCGAACGTCCACGCGCTCTCGTACGGCCAGCTCAACGCGTACGACGTGCTGCGTTCGGACGCCGTCGTCTTCAGCAAGAGCGCCCTCGACGCCTTCATCGCGTCGAAGACCGCGAAGGAGATCACCGCATGA
- the rpsJ gene encoding 30S ribosomal protein S10: protein MAGQKIRIRLKSYDHEVIDTSARKIVDTVTRAGATVVGPVPLPTEKNVIAVIRSPHKYKDSREHFEKRTHKRVIDIVDPTPKAVDSLMRLDLPADVNIEIKL from the coding sequence ATGGCGGGACAGAAGATCCGCATCCGGCTCAAGTCGTACGACCACGAGGTCATCGACACGTCGGCCCGGAAGATCGTCGACACGGTGACCCGTGCCGGTGCAACCGTGGTCGGCCCGGTGCCGCTCCCCACCGAGAAGAACGTGATCGCAGTGATCCGTTCCCCTCACAAGTACAAGGACTCGCGCGAGCACTTCGAGAAGCGCACGCACAAGCGGGTCATCGACATCGTCGACCCGACGCCGAAGGCCGTGGACTCGCTCATGCGACTCGACCTGCCGGCAGACGTCAACATCGAGATCAAGCTGTAA
- a CDS encoding CBU_0592 family membrane protein: MEFLGWFGAVTVLAGYILFSTGKIPNGPLYQLFNLVGGLAVAINVAAHHAVPSTIVNGIWAIVAVVVLVRMGRARRAAKRDGSVSTEPPVLHAEPAATTGVLPVIGPALRDHEPEDTAEADAATGLQSDDQTDATMPDAAPAAVPEAPAPMTETVPIITATIALALVAAAQEQSDRAVRHEHADDTDQAEPAR; the protein is encoded by the coding sequence GTGGAATTCCTCGGCTGGTTCGGTGCCGTAACTGTTCTAGCTGGTTACATTTTGTTCTCCACCGGCAAGATCCCGAACGGTCCGCTCTACCAGCTGTTCAACCTGGTCGGCGGCCTCGCGGTGGCGATCAACGTCGCCGCACACCACGCCGTCCCCTCGACGATCGTCAACGGGATCTGGGCGATCGTCGCCGTCGTGGTCCTGGTGAGGATGGGCCGAGCACGTCGCGCGGCGAAGCGCGACGGATCCGTGTCCACCGAGCCGCCGGTCCTGCACGCTGAACCGGCCGCGACCACCGGGGTCCTGCCGGTCATCGGCCCGGCGCTGCGCGACCACGAGCCGGAGGACACCGCCGAGGCGGACGCCGCCACGGGCCTCCAGTCCGACGACCAGACGGACGCGACGATGCCGGATGCCGCACCCGCCGCGGTGCCGGAGGCGCCGGCCCCCATGACGGAGACCGTCCCCATCATCACGGCGACCATCGCGCTCGCCCTGGTCGCCGCAGCGCAGGAGCAGTCCGACCGGGCGGTCCGCCACGAGCACGCCGACGACACGGACCAGGCCGAACCCGCTCGCTGA
- a CDS encoding DNA topoisomerase IB gives MTRLRRSATSGRGYHRVRSGRGFSFRDPDGNTVTDPDERRRLEEFVIPPAWDDVWISPYANGHILATGLDGAGRRQYMYHPSWRERMDRIKYDRALALAESLPVARRGVTQDLRRPEPDRRRALAAAFRMLDQGSLRVGSERYATEHGSRGLSTLLCAHAHVSGDDIELDFPGKSGQEWSSSIHDHDLARVIAGMKRRGPNARLLSFRERRGAEWEPLSAEDINAYVKERAGDEFTAKDFRTLHGTVAAAVDLAKTGPQSSQAKRKKAVSHAVKAASDELGNTPTVCRQSYIDPRLLDAYDHGETIDPNRLASAEAEVRALLYRQ, from the coding sequence GTGACACGTCTCCGCAGATCCGCGACCTCCGGTCGCGGCTACCACCGCGTCCGTTCCGGCCGCGGATTCTCGTTCCGCGATCCCGACGGCAACACCGTGACGGACCCGGACGAGCGCCGTCGACTCGAGGAGTTCGTGATCCCGCCGGCGTGGGACGACGTCTGGATCTCCCCGTACGCGAACGGCCACATCCTGGCGACGGGTCTGGACGGTGCCGGCCGCCGGCAGTACATGTACCACCCGTCCTGGCGTGAGCGGATGGACCGGATCAAGTACGACCGTGCGCTGGCACTGGCCGAGTCGTTGCCGGTCGCCCGCCGCGGCGTCACGCAGGACCTCCGTCGCCCCGAGCCGGACCGCCGCCGTGCGCTGGCCGCAGCGTTCCGCATGCTCGACCAGGGGTCCCTCCGGGTGGGGTCCGAGCGGTACGCCACCGAGCACGGCAGTCGGGGACTGTCCACGCTGCTCTGCGCCCACGCCCACGTGTCCGGTGACGACATCGAGCTCGACTTCCCGGGCAAGAGTGGCCAGGAGTGGTCCTCGTCCATCCACGACCACGACCTGGCTCGCGTCATCGCCGGCATGAAGCGGCGCGGACCGAACGCCCGACTGCTGTCGTTCCGCGAACGGCGTGGCGCCGAGTGGGAGCCCCTGTCCGCCGAGGACATCAACGCCTACGTCAAGGAGCGCGCCGGGGACGAGTTCACCGCGAAGGACTTCCGCACACTGCACGGCACGGTTGCTGCAGCCGTCGACCTGGCGAAGACCGGCCCGCAGTCGTCCCAGGCCAAGCGGAAGAAGGCCGTCTCGCACGCGGTGAAGGCCGCCAGCGACGAGCTCGGCAACACCCCGACGGTGTGCCGACAGAGCTACATCGACCCCCGGTTGCTCGACGCGTACGACCACGGCGAGACCATCGATCCGAACCGCCTGGCGTCAGCCGAGGCCGAGGTCCGGGCGCTGCTCTACCGACAATGA
- a CDS encoding DarT ssDNA thymidine ADP-ribosyltransferase family protein: protein MTDECIHGFPTELCDICAPRQREASEIPATPAPRRTRITTNLRVDPPASGPGTSLRSPTSLRSSSADLPEAREFAALRAHHVTHIDNLDGIVGAGAILASDQAEPVVDVSSADTRAARAEAEAPDGSSIAGHVPFTLSPDATRWDELRTGAEGERWSDAARRTRAIDYVVLVVPVSAFGASVIVADQDADADDVRFAVGPDAATNLIRRTDFTDPEMHGLELLAGPSVPFTSVAVIGVPNDKARQTVRAVLADHGGHAPRVAVFPPWFVPPVTAE, encoded by the coding sequence GTGACCGACGAGTGCATCCACGGATTCCCCACCGAGCTCTGCGACATCTGCGCACCCCGGCAGCGCGAGGCGTCGGAGATCCCAGCCACCCCGGCACCTCGCCGGACCCGCATCACCACCAACCTGCGCGTCGACCCGCCGGCCTCCGGGCCCGGGACGTCGCTCCGGTCGCCGACGTCGCTCCGTTCGTCGTCCGCCGACCTGCCCGAGGCACGTGAGTTCGCAGCGCTCCGCGCCCACCACGTCACCCACATCGACAACCTCGACGGCATCGTCGGTGCCGGCGCGATCCTGGCGTCCGACCAGGCCGAGCCGGTCGTGGACGTGAGTTCCGCCGACACCCGCGCCGCCCGCGCAGAGGCCGAGGCGCCCGACGGTTCCTCGATCGCCGGCCACGTGCCGTTCACGTTGTCGCCCGACGCCACTCGCTGGGACGAGCTCCGCACGGGCGCTGAGGGCGAGCGCTGGTCGGACGCCGCCCGCCGTACCCGGGCGATCGACTACGTCGTGCTCGTCGTGCCGGTCTCGGCGTTCGGTGCCTCGGTGATCGTCGCCGACCAGGACGCCGACGCCGACGACGTCCGGTTCGCCGTCGGACCGGACGCCGCCACCAACCTGATCCGTCGCACCGACTTCACGGACCCGGAGATGCACGGCCTCGAGCTGCTCGCTGGTCCGAGTGTGCCGTTCACCTCGGTCGCGGTCATCGGCGTCCCGAACGACAAGGCCCGGCAGACCGTCCGCGCCGTGCTCGCCGACCACGGTGGACACGCTCCGCGGGTGGCCGTGTTCCCGCCGTGGTTCGTGCCCCCGGTGACCGCCGAGTGA
- the tuf gene encoding elongation factor Tu, whose protein sequence is MAKAKFERTKPHVNIGTIGHVDHGKTTLTAAITKVLHDQYPDLNEARDFAQIDNAPEERQRGITINISHVEYQTEKRHYAHVDAPGHADYVKNMITGAAQMDGAILVVAATDGPMPQTREHVLLARQVGVPYIVVALNKSDMVDDEEILELVELEVRELLGSQQFDEDAPVVQVSALKALEGDEKWVKSVQDLMAQVDEHVPDPVRATDQPFLMPIEDVFTITGRGTVVTGRVERGTLNLNEEVEIVGIRATQKTTVTGIEMFRKLLDQAVAGDNTGLLIRGLKREDVERGQVVVKPGSVTPHTEFQANAYILTKDEGGRHNPFYANYRPQFYFRTTDVTGVITLPEGTEMVMPGDTVAMTVELIQPIAMEEGLRFAIREGGRTVGAGTVEKIIK, encoded by the coding sequence GTGGCCAAGGCCAAGTTCGAGCGCACCAAGCCGCACGTCAACATCGGAACCATCGGTCACGTCGACCACGGCAAGACCACGCTCACGGCGGCGATCACCAAGGTTCTGCACGACCAGTACCCGGACCTCAACGAGGCCCGTGACTTCGCGCAGATCGACAACGCTCCCGAGGAGCGCCAGCGCGGCATCACGATCAACATCTCGCACGTCGAGTACCAGACCGAGAAGCGTCACTACGCGCACGTCGACGCCCCCGGTCACGCCGACTACGTGAAGAACATGATCACGGGTGCGGCACAGATGGACGGCGCGATCCTCGTGGTCGCCGCCACCGACGGCCCGATGCCCCAGACGCGTGAGCACGTCCTGCTCGCCCGCCAGGTCGGCGTCCCCTACATCGTCGTCGCACTGAACAAGTCCGACATGGTGGACGACGAGGAGATCCTGGAGCTCGTCGAGCTCGAGGTCCGCGAGCTCCTCGGCTCGCAGCAGTTCGACGAGGATGCCCCCGTCGTGCAGGTCTCGGCGCTCAAGGCGCTCGAGGGCGACGAGAAGTGGGTCAAGTCGGTCCAGGACCTCATGGCCCAGGTCGACGAGCACGTGCCGGACCCGGTGCGCGCCACCGACCAGCCGTTCCTGATGCCGATCGAGGACGTCTTCACGATCACCGGTCGTGGCACGGTCGTCACCGGTCGCGTCGAGCGTGGCACGCTCAACCTGAACGAGGAGGTCGAGATCGTCGGCATCCGCGCGACGCAGAAGACCACCGTCACGGGCATCGAGATGTTCCGCAAGCTGCTCGACCAGGCGGTCGCCGGTGACAACACCGGTCTGCTCATCCGTGGCCTCAAGCGCGAGGACGTGGAGCGCGGCCAGGTCGTCGTGAAGCCGGGTTCGGTCACGCCGCACACCGAGTTCCAGGCGAACGCGTACATCCTGACCAAGGACGAGGGTGGGCGTCACAACCCGTTCTACGCGAACTACCGCCCGCAGTTCTACTTCCGCACCACGGACGTCACCGGCGTCATCACGCTGCCCGAGGGCACCGAGATGGTCATGCCCGGTGACACCGTCGCCATGACGGTCGAGCTGATCCAGCCGATCGCCATGGAAGAGGGCCTCCGTTTCGCCATCCGTGAGGGTGGTCGTACGGTCGGTGCCGGTACGGTCGAGAAGATCATCAAGTAA
- the rplC gene encoding 50S ribosomal protein L3, which yields MANSTKTVKGLLGKKLGMTQVWDENNKFIPVTVIEVGPNVVTQIRNAERDGYEAIQIAAGAIDPRKVNKPAAGHFEAAGVTPRRTLTEIRTNDSAEYTLGQELTVDGTFTAGQKVDVVGTSKGKGFAGVMKRHGFHGVGASHGAHRNHRKPGSIGASSTPSRVFKGMRMAGRMGGDRVTVLNLTVHAVDAEKGLLLVKGAVPGARGRSVFVRTAVKGK from the coding sequence ATGGCGAACTCAACCAAGACCGTCAAGGGCCTCCTCGGCAAGAAGCTCGGGATGACCCAGGTGTGGGACGAGAACAACAAGTTCATCCCCGTCACCGTGATCGAGGTCGGCCCGAACGTGGTCACCCAGATCCGCAACGCCGAGCGCGACGGCTACGAGGCGATCCAGATCGCCGCCGGTGCCATCGACCCGCGCAAGGTCAACAAGCCGGCCGCCGGTCACTTCGAGGCCGCTGGCGTGACCCCGCGTCGCACCCTCACCGAGATCCGTACCAACGACTCCGCTGAGTACACGCTCGGCCAGGAGCTCACCGTGGACGGCACGTTCACGGCGGGCCAGAAGGTCGACGTCGTCGGTACCTCCAAGGGCAAGGGCTTCGCCGGTGTCATGAAGCGCCACGGCTTCCACGGCGTCGGCGCCTCGCACGGTGCACACCGCAACCACCGCAAGCCCGGCTCGATCGGTGCTTCCTCGACCCCGTCGCGTGTATTCAAGGGCATGCGCATGGCCGGTCGTATGGGTGGCGACCGCGTGACCGTCCTCAACCTCACGGTGCACGCCGTCGACGCCGAGAAAGGTCTGCTGCTCGTCAAGGGCGCCGTCCCCGGTGCTCGTGGCCGCTCCGTCTTCGTCCGCACCGCCGTGAAGGGTAAGTGA